AATAGCATTTCGACCCAGAGGTCTTACTCCAAACCTTGTGTTGACAATATATGTTTCATATTCAGCGTGCGAAAACCTCGTTGGCTTCTCAACTGCACAACCCGACCTCTTCAAACGCCATCAGCTTTTACCGGTGCGAGACTTGAAGCTCCTGGCTCGCGATTATACTGTGAGAATTACCCtcagataaaaaaaaaaagtacgtactggtcatttgctgaTATGCTCTTGCCGCGAACATGTAGCCCATCGCCAAAAATGCATTGACCATTTTGATCAATCTCTCAGCTGACGAAGAAGTGTTGGACCATCTTGTCAAAGATGACGCGTTCATTGAGACTCTTCTTACAAAATTGACGGTGAGTGTCCTTCGAGAAGGATTTTGTCTGGCTTGTACTGACCATAACAGAATGTCAAGGAGCCCAATGCGGATGAAGTTTCAATGCTCCTCGCTAACCTTACTAAATCGGACGATTTGAAGAAGATCATCACCCTGAAACGGAAAAAGCCTGACCTAGTATCTACTTCATCCAACGCTATCGACCAGTTGATGGATTGTTTTGTCAAAGGTGCCGAGGGCTCTTTAAATAAGTCTGCTAACTATGACTATCTCTCCTACTTTTTCGCGGACCTTTCGAAAACTGAGGAAGGACGAGCATATTTTACTACACGGCAGGAGTATGACGGTGTCGTGCCTGTGACGAAACTTACGGTTTTCACGGAGCATAAATCTACAATTCGAAGAAGGGGTGTTGCATCAACCATTAAGAATGTCGCCTTTGATATCCCATTTCACCCCACACTCTTTTCCGAGGACGAAGCGAACCTTCTTCCTTACATTCTCTTGCCGCTCATGGGCCCCGAGGAATTTCCCGAGGAAGAGTCCATGGAAATGCTACCGGATCTTCAACTGTTGCCCCCGGACAAGCAGAGAGATAGTGACAACAGCATTATCACGACACATCTCGAGACGTTATTGTTGTTGACCACCACGCGGGAAGGTCGGGACAAGATGAGAGAAATCAAGGTGTATCCGATCATCAGAGAATGTCACCTTCATGTCGATGATGAGGGTGTCCGTGAAACTTGCGATAGGTTGGTTCAGGTTTTGATGAG
This region of Aspergillus chevalieri M1 DNA, chromosome 4, nearly complete sequence genomic DNA includes:
- a CDS encoding protein HGH1 (COG:O;~EggNog:ENOG410PICV;~InterPro:IPR016024,IPR011989,IPR039717,IPR007206, IPR007205;~PFAM:PF04063,PF04064) — encoded protein: MPTELEELVEFLHHGNTQIRQIACENLVGFSTAQPDLFKRHQLLPVRDLKLLARDYTPIAKNALTILINLSADEEVLDHLVKDDAFIETLLTKLTNVKEPNADEVSMLLANLTKSDDLKKIITLKRKKPDLVSTSSNAIDQLMDCFVKGAEGSLNKSANYDYLSYFFADLSKTEEGRAYFTTRQEYDGVVPVTKLTVFTEHKSTIRRRGVASTIKNVAFDIPFHPTLFSEDEANLLPYILLPLMGPEEFPEEESMEMLPDLQLLPPDKQRDSDNSIITTHLETLLLLTTTREGRDKMREIKVYPIIRECHLHVDDEGVRETCDRLVQVLMRGEEGEENPDLAQSEAAQKQDEDEKVVELF